The following are encoded in a window of Roseimaritima ulvae genomic DNA:
- a CDS encoding VWA domain-containing protein, producing the protein MSRRSILLRRRGGSMVLFTFLLVIVIGMAAFAIDLARVQLVRSQLQSAVDAGALAGGLQLKRDPEDIEAARAAAEQFIQLNQVGFSGNVGSEAIDVEIGRWDSDTMQFEQTDENPYSVRVFARKEDEQYSFAQIFGQTTFSVPRQAVASVPTKPLDIIMVLDLSGSMGSEGRIEALREASPEFVATLQRADKEDFVGVMGYGVQRDEYDPDDYAYGGAVYTAAPASLYPEPSEAATDWAGVLETPLTDDYDLVLNTALSSASLQAQKYGGGTPIGAAIRDGAHYVHTNAREDIDQLMVLMSDGHANKPSDDGAGYALEMAAYAASLGVKIHTISLGDSADEWLMTEIASITGGRHFDASGSGSVLTTRLRSAYRGIANDINRTTMVQ; encoded by the coding sequence ATGTCGAGACGATCGATTCTGCTGCGTCGTCGTGGCGGCAGCATGGTGTTGTTTACCTTCCTGTTGGTGATTGTTATCGGCATGGCCGCCTTTGCCATCGATTTGGCACGCGTGCAATTGGTCCGCAGCCAGTTGCAATCGGCTGTCGATGCGGGCGCCTTGGCAGGAGGTTTGCAACTCAAACGCGACCCCGAGGACATCGAAGCGGCCAGGGCCGCCGCCGAGCAATTCATTCAATTAAATCAGGTGGGGTTTTCCGGCAATGTGGGTTCGGAAGCGATCGATGTCGAAATCGGTCGATGGGATTCGGACACCATGCAGTTCGAACAAACGGACGAAAACCCTTACAGCGTTCGCGTGTTCGCTCGAAAAGAAGACGAGCAATATTCCTTTGCTCAGATCTTTGGCCAGACCACGTTCTCCGTGCCGCGACAAGCCGTAGCCTCGGTGCCCACCAAGCCGTTGGACATCATCATGGTGCTGGACCTGTCCGGATCGATGGGCTCGGAGGGCCGTATCGAAGCGTTGCGCGAGGCGTCGCCGGAGTTTGTGGCCACGCTACAAAGAGCCGACAAAGAGGATTTCGTCGGCGTGATGGGCTATGGCGTGCAAAGAGATGAATACGACCCAGACGACTATGCCTATGGCGGAGCCGTTTATACGGCGGCCCCGGCCAGTTTGTATCCCGAGCCCAGTGAGGCCGCGACGGATTGGGCCGGCGTGCTGGAAACGCCGTTGACCGATGACTATGACTTGGTGCTCAACACCGCGCTTAGTTCCGCGTCGCTGCAAGCCCAAAAATATGGTGGGGGCACGCCGATCGGGGCCGCCATTCGCGACGGAGCTCATTACGTTCACACCAATGCTCGTGAAGACATCGACCAACTGATGGTGTTGATGAGCGACGGGCATGCCAACAAACCGTCCGACGATGGTGCAGGATACGCCTTGGAGATGGCCGCCTATGCTGCCAGCTTGGGAGTCAAAATCCATACCATCAGCCTGGGAGATTCCGCCGATGAGTGGTTGATGACCGAGATTGCCTCGATCACCGGCGGCCGTCATTTCGACGCCAGTGGCAGTGGCAGCGTGTTGACCACTCGCCTGCGCAGTGCCTATCGCGGAATCGCCAACGACATTAACCGCACAACCATGGTGCAGTAA
- a CDS encoding IS4 family transposase, whose translation MVAPTNESDPDSPFCRAKTLLADLIGLPQLQAAFEGQEPSHAKRVYTQAPTLWLLVMQRLGGGLTLEQVVKDLINNHSDILPENRRVTEGKLSENNSAYNKARQNLPIEVIEEFSHRVCDHLARRAEPAFLDQRVFILDGTTITLPPTQELKKAFPPAMNKHGESVWPVACLMVAHEMQTGCALVPQVDPMYGSKNSSEPKQAEKIIDRLPENSIVLADSGFGIFSVAFHCQLRAKPFVFRLTKQRYKAYIKKATLIEETEGCRTYHLIWKPTAKERKKHPALPADAAVEAFIHQVDLENEQTLELVTNVETDGVSVGELYRRRYDIEFDIRDLKVTMDSENIRAKSVDTVKKELLGSVIAYNLVTQFRKQAAKLINVKPRRLSFSGVWTTFRYDLLYKDFNTLEEWNLAYQGALVSASGRKLPNRKEPRSYPRLAHARRQKTTKFQKSLRKSNTKDPTPPPD comes from the coding sequence GATTCTCCGTTCTGTCGTGCAAAGACTTTGCTTGCCGATTTGATTGGCTTACCTCAGCTTCAAGCTGCCTTTGAAGGACAGGAACCTTCTCACGCCAAAAGGGTCTACACGCAGGCACCCACGCTCTGGTTGCTGGTGATGCAGCGACTAGGAGGTGGACTGACGCTTGAGCAAGTTGTCAAAGACCTCATCAATAACCACAGTGACATTCTGCCCGAGAATCGACGAGTCACCGAAGGCAAGCTGTCTGAAAATAACTCCGCTTACAACAAGGCTCGGCAGAATCTGCCAATTGAAGTGATCGAGGAATTCTCACATCGAGTATGCGATCACCTGGCTCGTCGGGCGGAACCAGCTTTCCTAGACCAGCGCGTCTTCATCCTCGATGGAACGACCATCACGCTGCCGCCAACACAGGAACTAAAAAAGGCTTTCCCGCCCGCAATGAACAAGCACGGCGAGTCGGTATGGCCAGTGGCTTGTTTGATGGTTGCTCACGAAATGCAGACCGGCTGCGCGTTGGTTCCCCAGGTCGATCCGATGTACGGCTCCAAAAACTCCAGCGAACCGAAACAAGCTGAGAAGATCATTGACCGACTTCCCGAGAACTCGATCGTGTTGGCGGATAGCGGTTTCGGCATCTTTTCAGTCGCTTTCCATTGCCAGTTGCGAGCAAAGCCGTTCGTCTTCAGGTTGACCAAACAGCGTTACAAAGCGTACATCAAGAAGGCCACTCTGATCGAAGAAACGGAAGGTTGCCGAACCTATCACCTGATCTGGAAACCGACCGCTAAAGAACGAAAGAAACATCCTGCGCTTCCGGCCGACGCAGCCGTCGAGGCATTCATTCATCAAGTCGATTTGGAGAATGAGCAAACGCTTGAATTGGTTACCAATGTTGAGACTGATGGGGTATCGGTCGGGGAGTTGTATCGGCGGCGGTATGATATTGAATTCGATATCCGAGACCTGAAGGTCACGATGGACTCCGAGAACATTCGTGCCAAGAGCGTCGACACGGTCAAGAAAGAGTTGCTGGGATCAGTGATCGCTTACAACCTAGTGACTCAGTTTCGCAAACAAGCGGCTAAACTGATCAATGTCAAACCTCGTCGCCTCAGCTTCAGCGGCGTGTGGACGACATTTCGTTACGACCTTCTGTACAAAGACTTCAACACGCTGGAAGAGTGGAACCTTGCCTACCAAGGAGCACTGGTGAGCGCATCAGGCCGCAAGCTGCCTAATCGCAAAGAGCCACGGAGCTACCCCCGCCTTGCCCATGCGCGCCGCCAAAAGACAACCAAATTTCAAAAATCGCTTCGGAAATCCAATACCAAAGACCCAACTCCCCCACCCGATTAA
- the priA gene encoding replication restart helicase PriA, translated as MLSHSPDAQHPTLHPLPIVDIMPPGPHQPEDGDRQAELFDTQPPPWELAAESDCEAAAVVFSEAPFGPFHYKIPTELLGLIEPGMRLRVPLGKGNRSVQGWCVGVETSSLPARSLKDVLEPCDESPLCDPRLIKLVLWMSHYYQAPAGQVFDALIPAGVRAGAGTRQQVFLTPSPRALDDEQVDALPSKQKSAVRHLLAAAKPLTAAQLATLAECTEAPIRQLRKKGFLSAETRRVLTATGPLHSVRDRSAVQIPELTEPQAAALSQISTAIESGKQQTLVLHGVTGSGKTEVYIRAIEAVVRMGKQAIVLVPEISLTPQTRHRFQDRFDDVAVLHSQMSAVERHYHWQRIRSGQVQVVVGARSAIFAPLPRLGLIVLDEEHDASFKQDSVPRYHARRVAYVRSQIENIPLILGSATPSLETWHATSTGHATLIQLNQRIAGRPMPHVQLVDLRTPGERSGGGAISRPLQNAVRETLKEDGQVILLLNRRGFATTIQCPSCGHVVACPECDMPLTHHRDGGKAVCHYCDYQIPTPPWCPICKFDGIRYSGLGTQRLEVEVKARFPDAKVARMDSDTMRRPGSHERVLETFRSGELQILLGTQMIAKGLDFPNVLLVGVINADSALHFPDFRAAERTFQLVTQVAGRTGRGNRGGRVIVQTFTPEHPAIQAASQHDYLQFAEKEMLQRRKYAYPPLGSVARIIIRGPVEETTEAFADTIVERLELSRDKLSAEVRILGPAPPPIAKLRGKYRFHILLQAADSTSLGETIRQAVATLKPVAKDDIQFVIDIDPIDML; from the coding sequence ATGTTGTCACATAGCCCAGACGCTCAACACCCCACTCTCCATCCCCTTCCCATCGTCGACATCATGCCCCCGGGTCCGCACCAGCCGGAAGACGGTGACCGCCAGGCGGAACTGTTTGATACCCAACCGCCGCCATGGGAATTGGCGGCCGAAAGCGACTGCGAAGCCGCCGCGGTGGTGTTTTCCGAAGCCCCCTTTGGCCCCTTTCACTATAAGATCCCCACCGAACTGTTGGGCTTGATCGAACCTGGGATGCGGCTGCGGGTTCCCTTGGGCAAGGGCAATCGCTCGGTCCAGGGCTGGTGCGTCGGCGTCGAAACCAGCTCCCTGCCCGCTCGCTCGCTGAAAGACGTCCTGGAACCCTGCGACGAATCCCCGCTGTGTGATCCTCGGCTGATCAAACTGGTGCTGTGGATGAGCCACTACTATCAGGCGCCCGCGGGCCAGGTGTTCGACGCCCTGATCCCGGCCGGAGTACGAGCGGGCGCGGGGACTCGCCAACAAGTCTTCTTAACGCCCTCGCCGCGGGCCCTCGATGACGAGCAAGTCGATGCCTTGCCGAGCAAACAGAAAAGCGCCGTCCGGCATCTGCTGGCCGCCGCCAAACCGCTGACCGCCGCCCAGTTGGCCACCCTGGCTGAATGCACCGAAGCCCCCATCCGCCAACTGCGAAAAAAGGGCTTCCTGTCCGCCGAAACCCGCCGCGTGCTGACCGCCACCGGCCCGTTGCACTCGGTCCGCGACCGCAGCGCGGTGCAGATCCCCGAATTGACCGAACCCCAAGCCGCCGCGTTGAGCCAGATTTCTACCGCCATTGAATCCGGCAAACAACAGACGCTGGTCCTGCACGGCGTCACCGGCAGCGGCAAAACGGAGGTCTACATTCGGGCCATCGAAGCCGTCGTGCGGATGGGCAAACAGGCCATTGTGTTGGTTCCCGAAATCAGCCTGACCCCGCAGACCCGCCATCGCTTTCAAGACCGCTTCGACGACGTGGCCGTGCTGCACAGCCAGATGAGCGCGGTCGAGCGGCATTACCACTGGCAACGGATTCGCAGCGGCCAGGTGCAAGTAGTCGTGGGCGCTCGCAGTGCGATTTTCGCCCCCCTGCCGCGACTGGGCCTGATCGTGTTGGACGAAGAACACGACGCCTCCTTCAAACAGGACTCCGTGCCCCGCTACCACGCCCGCCGCGTGGCCTACGTGCGTTCCCAGATCGAAAACATTCCCCTCATCCTGGGCAGCGCCACGCCTTCGCTGGAAACCTGGCACGCCACCTCCACCGGACACGCCACGCTGATCCAGCTCAACCAACGCATCGCCGGCCGCCCCATGCCACATGTGCAGTTGGTCGACCTGCGGACGCCCGGCGAACGCAGCGGAGGCGGAGCGATCAGCCGCCCGCTGCAAAACGCCGTCCGCGAAACGCTGAAAGAAGACGGGCAGGTGATCCTACTGCTGAACCGCCGCGGTTTCGCCACCACCATCCAGTGCCCCTCCTGCGGGCACGTTGTGGCCTGCCCCGAATGCGACATGCCGCTGACGCATCATCGCGACGGTGGCAAAGCGGTCTGCCACTACTGCGACTACCAGATCCCCACCCCGCCCTGGTGCCCGATCTGTAAATTCGATGGCATCCGCTACAGCGGCCTCGGCACGCAGCGGCTGGAAGTCGAAGTCAAAGCCCGCTTTCCCGACGCCAAAGTGGCGCGAATGGATAGCGACACCATGCGGCGACCGGGCAGCCACGAACGCGTGCTGGAGACCTTCCGCAGCGGTGAACTGCAAATCCTGCTGGGCACCCAGATGATCGCCAAAGGCTTGGACTTTCCCAACGTCCTGTTGGTCGGCGTGATCAACGCCGACAGCGCCCTGCACTTCCCCGATTTCCGCGCCGCCGAACGCACCTTCCAGCTGGTCACGCAGGTCGCCGGTCGCACCGGACGCGGCAATCGCGGCGGCCGCGTCATTGTGCAAACGTTTACACCCGAGCACCCCGCGATTCAAGCCGCCTCACAGCATGATTACCTGCAGTTCGCCGAGAAAGAAATGCTGCAGCGTCGCAAGTACGCGTACCCGCCGCTGGGCTCCGTGGCCCGGATCATCATCCGTGGTCCGGTCGAAGAAACCACCGAAGCGTTCGCCGATACGATCGTGGAAAGGTTGGAACTGAGCCGCGACAAGCTGTCCGCGGAAGTCCGCATCCTGGGTCCGGCCCCGCCGCCGATCGCCAAGCTGCGGGGAAAATACCGCTTCCACATCCTGCTGCAAGCCGCCGACAGCACCTCGCTGGGCGAAACCATCCGGCAAGCCGTCGCCACGCTGAAACCGGTGGCCAAAGACGACATCCAATTTGTCATCGACATCGATCCCATCGATATGCTGTAA
- a CDS encoding TadE/TadG family type IV pilus assembly protein → MFIPYSRYRSPLRLRSGRPTFGSPRHPSYRSSRLRRGIAAVEFAVILPPMILILLVSLEITHGFTVQHALQEAAMNGCRIYTLGDKTQADAEAMIERSLDEAGISGYTIRYDPPVKADIVADLQPVTVTVTVPYSEVGVGVQWFLAGSDLSAAITLPVDSPPPSDESDDDD, encoded by the coding sequence ATGTTCATCCCATATTCCCGCTATCGTTCGCCGCTTCGTTTGCGCTCCGGTCGTCCTACGTTTGGCTCCCCGCGTCATCCCTCGTACCGTTCATCGCGATTGCGTCGCGGGATCGCCGCGGTGGAGTTCGCCGTGATCCTGCCGCCGATGATTTTGATTCTGTTGGTGTCGCTGGAAATCACACATGGCTTCACCGTCCAGCACGCGCTGCAGGAAGCCGCCATGAATGGTTGCCGCATCTATACGCTGGGCGACAAGACGCAGGCGGATGCCGAAGCGATGATCGAGCGATCGCTGGATGAAGCCGGGATCAGCGGCTACACGATCCGCTATGACCCGCCTGTCAAAGCCGATATCGTCGCGGACCTGCAACCGGTGACCGTGACCGTGACCGTGCCCTACAGCGAAGTCGGCGTGGGCGTGCAATGGTTCCTCGCCGGTTCGGATCTCTCCGCCGCCATCACCCTGCCCGTCGACTCGCCGCCCCCCAGCGACGAGTCGGACGACGATGATTGA
- a CDS encoding TadE/TadG family type IV pilus assembly protein, with product MAVRKIRQSPRSRRRGASAVELAFVAIPLFMVVFAAVELGRAFMSVQALEEAARSGCRIAILKGRTSADAEAEIQRLTQSMGLHSVTTEILPASLETMPQWDPVTVRISADFDGISWLPMPEYVGGYRYTASCVFPREAEQEF from the coding sequence ATGGCTGTCAGGAAAATCCGTCAATCCCCGCGCAGCCGTCGTCGCGGAGCCAGTGCCGTGGAATTGGCTTTTGTGGCGATTCCCCTGTTCATGGTTGTGTTTGCCGCGGTGGAGCTGGGCCGAGCTTTTATGTCGGTGCAGGCCTTGGAGGAAGCCGCTCGGTCGGGATGTCGGATCGCCATCTTGAAAGGGCGAACCAGCGCCGACGCCGAAGCGGAAATCCAGCGTTTGACCCAGAGCATGGGGCTGCACTCGGTCACGACCGAGATTCTGCCGGCGTCGTTGGAGACGATGCCGCAATGGGATCCCGTCACCGTGCGGATCTCCGCCGATTTTGATGGCATCAGCTGGTTGCCGATGCCCGAGTACGTGGGCGGATATCGCTACACGGCCAGCTGTGTGTTCCCGCGCGAAGCCGAACAAGAATTCTAA